The Candidatus Eisenbacteria bacterium region CTCGATCATGGCTTCGCCCTCCCGGCCGGGCAGTCTAGCACTGCCAGAGGGATGAGCAAGGGGAGGTAACGGGGGCGGGGATGGGAACCCGCGGCTTCGTTCCTGGGGAGGCGGCCGGCCCGAGGCCTCCTAACCCGGGAGGGGCTTCACCGAGCACCCGGATCTCTGGAGGCGCTCGATGTCGGGCCGCGCGAGCGCGTACTCCGCGTGGAGTCTCCCGTCTTCGTACCTCTCGCGGATCACGCGGCCTCGCCGCAGGATCCCCCGGACATCGCCGATCCGCTCGACCGGGAGGTTCAGGCTGACCACGACCCGCGTCGAGGCCAGCTCCCGCGCGAGGCGATCGCGAAGACGGGCGACGTCGCCCTGTGAGTGCGCGCACACGATCTCGGCGTCCGGATGTCTCAGCCTGAGGGCCTGCGACATCTCCTCTTCGCCGAGCCGATCGATCTTGTTCAATACGATCAGCCGCGCGACGTCGCGCTCGAGGATCTCCGAAAGGACCTCCTCCACCGCGCGTATCTGCTCCTCGTGCCGGGGATGGCTTGCGTCGACGACGTGGATGATGAGATCCGCCTCCCGAACCTCCAGAAGGGTCGCCCGGAAGGATGCGATCAGGTGGTGCGGCAGCTTCCGTATGAAGCCGACCGTGTCGGAGAGAAGCATCTTCTGCTCCTCAGGCAGGCCCAGCTGCCGGGTCGTCGTATCGAGCGTCGCGAAGAGCTTGTCCTCCGCCAGGACGCCGGCCTGCGTGAGCGCGTTGAACAGCGTCGACTTCCCCGCGTTGGTGTATCCGACGAGCGCCCCACGGAAGAAGTCCCCTCTCCCCTTGCGCTGCGTCTCCCGTTCGCGGTCGATCCGCTCCAGCTTCTCCTTCAGAATCGAGATCTTCTTGCGCACCCGCCGCCGGTCGACTTCGAGCTGCGTCTCGCCCGGCCCCCGAGTGCCGATCCCGCCGACCTGGCGCTCGAGATGCGTCCACATCCTCGTCAGGCGGGGCAGCAAGTACTCGAGCTGCGCCAGCTCCACCTGGAGCATCGCCTCGCGAGTCCTCGCGCGTCGCGCGAAGATGTCGAGGATCAGCTCGCTTCGGTCGACGACCCGGACTTGCAGATCCCGCTCGAGGTTCCGCACCTGGGCCGGGCTCAGCTCCTCATCGAAGATGACAAGCTCCGCCTTGTGTTGGGCGATCAGCTCGGCCAGGGTCCCCCGCTTCCCCTTGCTGAGATAGGTCGATGGCTCGATCGTGCTGCGTCGCTGGATCAGGCGGTCGACGACTCGGGCGCCGGCCGTGTCGGTCAGGAGGGCAAGCTCGTCGAGAGACTCTTGCGGCGATCCGGGACTGTCGACGCCCACCAGGATCGCCTTCTCGACTCGCGATGCGGTGCTGAGCGGAGGTCTGGCTATCTCCTCATCCTCCCTAGGGCTCCCGAGCGATCCGAGGCTCCGGAGAGAGAGCCCATCGCGAGTCTACTGTCTCTCTCCGACCATCTCCATGACCTTCTTCTCGACCATGGTTCCCGTCAGCATGACGAATGTGACGGCAGCAATCAGTCGATTTCGCGAGTCCTTCACTCGATCCTCCTCCTCAATTGGCGGAACGCGGGCGGGAGAGATCCTCTCCCCGCCCGCGACCGTCGGATCAGGCAACCTGATGACTAGTACATTCCGCCGTAGTCACCGCCTCCGCCGGGCGGCATCGGCGCCTTCTCCTTCTCGGGAATCTCCGTCACGAGGGCCTCGGTCGTGAGCATCAGCCCGGCGATCGAGGCGGCGTTCTGGAGAGCGGTGCGGGTGACCTTGGTGGGGTCGATGATCCCGCGCTCGAACATGTCGACATACTCGTCCTTGTCGACATCGTAGCCCGAGCTCTTCTTCCCCTTCTTCACC contains the following coding sequences:
- the hflX gene encoding GTPase HflX; translation: MARPPLSTASRVEKAILVGVDSPGSPQESLDELALLTDTAGARVVDRLIQRRSTIEPSTYLSKGKRGTLAELIAQHKAELVIFDEELSPAQVRNLERDLQVRVVDRSELILDIFARRARTREAMLQVELAQLEYLLPRLTRMWTHLERQVGGIGTRGPGETQLEVDRRRVRKKISILKEKLERIDRERETQRKGRGDFFRGALVGYTNAGKSTLFNALTQAGVLAEDKLFATLDTTTRQLGLPEEQKMLLSDTVGFIRKLPHHLIASFRATLLEVREADLIIHVVDASHPRHEEQIRAVEEVLSEILERDVARLIVLNKIDRLGEEEMSQALRLRHPDAEIVCAHSQGDVARLRDRLARELASTRVVVSLNLPVERIGDVRGILRRGRVIRERYEDGRLHAEYALARPDIERLQRSGCSVKPLPG